Proteins encoded by one window of bacterium:
- a CDS encoding PilZ domain-containing protein gives MEDYRHRPRKNTPHVVKAYDASRGGYVGRIVDITADGLMMVAKKPPRIGKVYKLRIILPVMARNKTDVVVEAKVVWCEPDANPSFYKVGAQFLNMPGEDGYLLEDVMHKLNLVG, from the coding sequence ATGGAAGACTATCGCCATCGGCCCCGCAAGAACACCCCCCACGTGGTCAAGGCCTACGATGCCTCCCGGGGCGGGTACGTGGGCCGCATCGTGGACATCACCGCCGACGGCCTGATGATGGTGGCGAAGAAGCCGCCCCGGATCGGGAAGGTCTACAAGCTGCGCATCATCCTGCCGGTCATGGCCCGCAACAAGACCGACGTCGTCGTCGAGGCCAAGGTCGTCTGGTGCGAGCCCGACGCCAACCCCTCGTTCTACAAGGTCGGCGCCCAGTTCCTCAACATGCCGGGCGAGGACGGCTACCTGCTCGAGGACGTCATGCACAAACTGAATCTCGTCGGCTGA
- a CDS encoding arginine deiminase — MSDRFDIRVDSEVGRLRGVIVHEPGPEVANMTPETAERALYSDILNLTVARAEYAQMLGVLEKRARILRVGELLGEILDNDRVRRGLVRRICEAEGVPDVAVDLLEVPSAELARLLIEGVALRKDNLSRFLSQDRYSLPPLHNFFFTRDSAVAVGDRVLISRMANRVRGRETRIMEAIFDFHPLFDARTVNPARLGGADPSVTIEGGDILVAGPEVLVIGFGARTTRQAIDFLIERIKGLGRRMHILVQELPESPESFIHLDMVFTFLDVDTCMVFEPVIMQTHHFDTVHIHIEAGRVVSIREEDTLLTALARLGIAVEPLFCGGRTDRWVQEREQWHSGANFFALAPGQVIGYGRNTHTVDELAAAGFAVVPAADVIEGRSDLEQIGRCVVTIDGSELARGGGGCRCMTMPVAREPVA, encoded by the coding sequence ATGAGCGACCGTTTCGACATCAGGGTGGATTCCGAGGTGGGGCGCCTGCGCGGCGTGATCGTGCACGAGCCTGGGCCGGAAGTGGCCAACATGACCCCGGAAACCGCCGAACGGGCCCTCTACAGCGATATCCTGAACCTGACGGTGGCCCGGGCGGAGTACGCCCAGATGCTCGGCGTGCTGGAGAAGCGGGCCCGGATCCTCCGGGTCGGCGAGCTGCTGGGCGAGATCCTCGACAACGACCGCGTCCGGCGCGGGCTGGTGCGGCGCATCTGCGAGGCGGAGGGGGTGCCCGACGTGGCCGTCGACCTGCTGGAGGTCCCGTCGGCCGAACTGGCCCGGCTGCTGATCGAGGGCGTGGCGCTGCGCAAGGACAACCTGTCGCGCTTCCTCTCCCAGGACCGCTACAGCCTGCCGCCCCTGCACAACTTCTTCTTCACGCGGGACTCGGCGGTCGCCGTGGGCGATCGGGTGCTGATCAGCCGCATGGCGAACCGGGTGCGGGGACGCGAGACGCGGATCATGGAGGCGATCTTCGACTTCCATCCGCTCTTCGACGCCCGCACGGTGAATCCGGCCCGTCTCGGTGGCGCCGATCCTTCGGTGACCATCGAGGGGGGCGACATCCTCGTCGCCGGGCCGGAGGTGCTGGTCATCGGCTTCGGCGCCCGCACGACCCGTCAGGCCATCGACTTCCTGATCGAGCGGATCAAGGGCCTGGGCCGGCGCATGCACATCCTGGTGCAGGAGCTGCCGGAGTCGCCCGAGTCGTTCATCCACCTGGACATGGTCTTCACCTTCCTCGACGTGGACACCTGCATGGTCTTCGAACCGGTGATCATGCAGACGCACCACTTCGACACCGTCCACATCCACATCGAGGCCGGGCGCGTGGTGAGCATCCGCGAGGAGGACACCCTGCTGACGGCGCTGGCGCGGCTGGGGATCGCGGTCGAGCCGCTGTTCTGCGGGGGGCGGACCGACCGCTGGGTGCAGGAACGCGAGCAGTGGCACAGCGGCGCCAACTTCTTCGCGCTGGCGCCCGGGCAGGTCATCGGCTACGGGCGCAACACCCACACGGTCGACGAGCTGGCGGCGGCCGGATTCGCGGTCGTGCCCGCCGCCGACGTCATCGAGGGGCGGTCAGATCTCGAGCAGATCGGCCGCTGCGTCGTCACGATCGACGGCTCCGAACTGGCGCGGGGCGGCGGCGGGTGCCGCTGCATGACCATGCCGGTCGCCCGGGAACCCGTGGCCTGA
- a CDS encoding DUF3365 domain-containing protein, which yields MRIDLRMKIVIVGVVGFVILATVLNVVSYRDAREQAFGLYVDKAQSVVLAAESARENMAAKWDLGLFSKEMLQEWAANGEMERVIAAVPVVSAWETTMAKSAEGGYTFRVPKFEPRNPENMPDELEAEVLRRFETENLASYVHFDEEANRIRYFKPIHLTAECLLCHGDPADSRELWGNDKGLDPTGARMENWRVGEVHGAFEVLQSMDAVDAMLRASLFKQIGATLVLLLVGSGVFYFVVTRSVVDPVRRVITNLRANSGEVSSASEHVAQSSTRMAEGAIDQAESLQEIARTLGDVAEETARNATRTNEVRTRSQEAADAAAHGRQVMGRMGEAIDRIKNSADQTATIIKTIDEIAFQTNLLALNAAVEAARAGEAGKGFAVVAEEVRNLAQRSAEAAADTNRLLEESAQSANQGVTVSEEVSGILTEIAAKVTAVGDLAHQVDESNSAQARQVRDVNGSVTTVDAVTQANAASAEESAAASEELSAQAAVLQDLVKQLQGVVDGQAAGAPRAGRRGGGSGHGFPGDRHGHAAAPAAAPRQFGAVDRDDAAADLLEI from the coding sequence ATGAGAATCGATCTGCGCATGAAAATCGTCATCGTCGGTGTCGTCGGGTTCGTGATCCTGGCGACCGTGCTGAACGTCGTCTCCTACCGCGATGCGCGGGAACAGGCGTTCGGCCTCTACGTCGACAAGGCGCAGAGCGTGGTGCTGGCCGCCGAGTCCGCCCGCGAGAACATGGCCGCCAAGTGGGACCTGGGCCTCTTCTCGAAAGAGATGCTCCAGGAGTGGGCCGCCAACGGCGAGATGGAGCGGGTCATCGCGGCGGTGCCCGTGGTGTCGGCCTGGGAGACGACCATGGCCAAGTCCGCCGAGGGAGGGTACACCTTCCGCGTCCCCAAGTTCGAACCCCGCAACCCCGAGAACATGCCCGACGAACTCGAAGCCGAGGTGCTCCGCCGCTTCGAGACCGAGAATCTGGCCAGCTACGTCCACTTCGACGAGGAAGCCAACCGGATCCGCTACTTCAAACCCATCCACCTGACCGCCGAGTGCCTGCTGTGCCACGGCGATCCGGCCGACAGCCGCGAGCTCTGGGGCAACGACAAGGGTCTCGACCCCACCGGCGCGCGCATGGAGAACTGGCGGGTCGGCGAAGTGCACGGGGCGTTCGAGGTCCTGCAGAGCATGGACGCGGTCGACGCCATGCTCCGGGCCAGCCTCTTCAAGCAGATCGGCGCCACCCTCGTGCTCCTGCTCGTGGGCTCGGGCGTGTTCTACTTCGTCGTGACCCGCTCGGTCGTCGATCCGGTGCGCCGCGTCATCACCAACCTGCGCGCCAACTCCGGCGAGGTGTCGTCGGCCAGCGAGCACGTGGCCCAGTCGAGCACCCGGATGGCCGAGGGGGCCATCGACCAGGCCGAGAGCCTCCAGGAGATCGCCCGCACCCTCGGCGATGTGGCCGAGGAGACCGCCCGCAACGCCACCCGCACCAACGAGGTGCGCACGCGGTCGCAGGAGGCCGCCGACGCCGCCGCCCACGGCCGCCAGGTCATGGGCCGCATGGGCGAGGCCATCGACCGCATCAAGAACTCGGCCGACCAGACGGCCACCATCATCAAGACCATCGACGAGATCGCGTTCCAGACGAACCTGCTCGCCCTGAACGCGGCCGTGGAGGCCGCGCGCGCCGGCGAGGCGGGCAAGGGTTTCGCCGTGGTGGCCGAGGAGGTGCGCAACCTCGCACAGCGCAGCGCCGAGGCCGCCGCCGACACGAACCGGTTGCTGGAGGAATCGGCCCAGAGCGCGAACCAGGGCGTCACCGTTTCGGAGGAGGTATCGGGGATCCTGACCGAGATCGCCGCGAAGGTGACGGCGGTGGGCGACCTGGCCCACCAGGTCGACGAGAGCAACAGCGCCCAGGCCCGCCAGGTCCGGGACGTGAACGGCTCGGTGACGACGGTCGACGCGGTGACCCAGGCCAACGCCGCCAGCGCCGAGGAGTCGGCCGCGGCCAGCGAGGAGCTCTCGGCCCAGGCGGCCGTGCTGCAGGATCTCGTGAAGCAGCTCCAGGGCGTCGTCGACGGCCAGGCCGCCGGCGCCCCGCGCGCCGGACGCCGCGGCGGCGGCTCAGGCCACGGGTTCCCGGGCGACCGGCATGGTCATGCAGCGGCACCCGCCGCCGCCCCGCGCCAGTTCGGAGCCGTCGATCGTGACGACGCAGCGGCCGATCTGCTCGAGATCTGA
- a CDS encoding MFS transporter, which translates to MSHAVARLLNFKSGEMPLALRSAAFYFTVLCGYFFLRPVREAMGVSRGMGDLRWLFITTSAVSLVIVLVFGGVVSRTDRRRFIPVGYGFVVVCLLVFAGLLTVDAFAGGGLIGSDAETGTARAVGYTYYVWLSVISLFVNSLFWSFMVDVFDADQGKRMFAFIGIGGTLGALVGGWATTTVSGLTDSVHLPAGLMLVGAALFAGSIALMLDLDRQAVASRHSRLGADVSGGGSAAPVGGQFWTGLTTLVRSPYLLGIALYIMLMAVSNTLIYFTQASIILESTDTFSQRVGSFAQFDMLAQLATLLTQIFVTTRLIQRLGVGGTLLVMPLVTVLGFAVLAVWPLYGVMMIFAALHRASRYAVSRPARETLFSVVPAETKYKAKPLIDVFLYRGGDVAGAGLEGGLKAAGLTIAGLAWATVPLAGVWGVLCLALGRAQQRKLAGEPSGRGR; encoded by the coding sequence GTGTCCCACGCCGTCGCCCGACTCCTGAACTTCAAGTCCGGTGAGATGCCGTTGGCCCTGCGGTCGGCGGCCTTCTACTTCACCGTCCTCTGCGGCTACTTCTTCCTGCGGCCCGTGCGCGAGGCCATGGGCGTCTCGCGGGGCATGGGCGACCTGCGCTGGTTGTTCATCACGACCTCGGCGGTCTCGCTGGTCATCGTGCTCGTCTTCGGCGGGGTGGTCAGCCGCACCGATCGGCGCCGATTCATTCCCGTCGGCTACGGGTTCGTGGTCGTGTGCCTGCTGGTCTTCGCCGGGCTGCTGACCGTCGACGCGTTCGCCGGCGGCGGGCTGATCGGCTCGGACGCCGAGACCGGGACCGCGCGTGCGGTCGGGTACACCTACTACGTGTGGCTGAGTGTCATCAGCCTCTTCGTGAACAGCCTGTTCTGGTCGTTCATGGTCGACGTCTTCGATGCCGACCAGGGCAAGCGGATGTTCGCCTTCATCGGCATCGGGGGCACCCTCGGGGCGCTCGTCGGCGGTTGGGCCACGACGACGGTCAGCGGGCTGACCGACTCGGTGCACCTGCCGGCGGGGTTGATGCTCGTGGGTGCGGCCCTCTTCGCTGGGTCCATCGCGCTCATGCTGGACCTGGACCGGCAGGCGGTGGCGTCGCGCCACTCGCGCCTGGGGGCGGACGTGTCCGGCGGCGGGAGCGCGGCGCCCGTCGGGGGCCAGTTCTGGACCGGCCTGACGACCCTCGTCCGGTCGCCCTACCTGCTGGGGATCGCCCTCTACATCATGCTGATGGCGGTCTCCAATACCCTGATCTACTTCACCCAGGCCAGCATCATCCTCGAGAGCACCGACACCTTCAGCCAGCGTGTGGGCAGCTTCGCCCAGTTCGACATGCTCGCCCAGCTGGCGACCCTGCTGACCCAGATCTTCGTGACCACGCGCCTGATCCAGCGCCTGGGCGTGGGCGGGACGCTCCTGGTCATGCCCCTGGTCACGGTGCTCGGCTTCGCCGTGCTCGCCGTCTGGCCCCTGTACGGGGTGATGATGATCTTCGCCGCCCTGCACCGGGCCTCCCGCTACGCCGTGTCGCGCCCCGCCCGGGAGACGCTCTTCAGCGTCGTGCCGGCCGAGACCAAGTACAAGGCGAAACCGTTGATCGACGTGTTCCTCTACCGCGGTGGCGACGTGGCCGGGGCCGGCCTCGAGGGCGGGCTGAAGGCGGCGGGGCTGACCATCGCCGGTCTGGCCTGGGCCACGGTGCCGCTGGCCGGGGTGTGGGGCGTGCTCTGCCTGGCGCTGGGCCGGGCGCAGCAGCGGAAACTGGCGGGAGAGCCGTCCGG